A portion of the Deinococcus peraridilitoris DSM 19664 genome contains these proteins:
- a CDS encoding AAA family ATPase, which produces MITRLTQLVGIGAAHADRIRKYLGRGNESRAIEAIELDPYLLTTVPRVGFRIADKIARHHYGESQNSLRRHTMGNQHILEHDGSMNERDFEAARQKLDLFGADHKHAGVELEHGRVWLPEVLQADVAFAEWTADLPLGHESTVRLHVTPEIDALLRGLDPTQQRAALSIVAGSSSISAMTGDAGTGKTHVIATGCNVARHLGLKVCVMAFAGKAADRIRQALDAAGAIADSGTIHRLLGYTGTGFKPERLPYDVVIVDECSMIPTILLWEVVKHLRSGARLVLVGDPGQLPPVGYGQPFTDLITLGVPRVHLERNYRQAEQLDIVKFAGGIRAGRECAARSVELHVARDLSEVLNDLLAEKALQEGESVEAFGQRASEWQVITWRNEDADEFNAGIQEAVNPWGFPLFTYRPWGGEQVEVRAGDKVMVRANDYDYGVFNGQLGVALKTDTVELVREREALTLEDFAVADPDGMVRERITKLCVIVRIGADTIAIPLEEAADLLKLGYAITVHKAQGSDWDHVIVYQRGPVSFDAQRWWYTSVTRARSRLTVAYEAKVKGDADQARSLFWLNASRGAQDGPSIFVGRVKKVLATRSQKQLLLSSEASAHLSPEEVRQRTQGWLGQ; this is translated from the coding sequence ATGATCACACGCTTGACGCAACTCGTGGGCATCGGAGCGGCACACGCAGACCGCATCCGCAAATACCTCGGTCGAGGCAACGAAAGCCGCGCCATCGAAGCCATCGAACTCGACCCATACCTCCTTACGACCGTTCCTCGCGTTGGGTTCCGCATCGCTGACAAAATCGCCCGGCATCACTACGGCGAATCCCAGAACAGCCTGCGTCGGCACACCATGGGCAACCAGCACATCCTCGAACACGACGGCAGCATGAACGAACGCGACTTCGAAGCCGCCCGGCAGAAACTCGATCTGTTCGGTGCGGACCACAAGCATGCCGGGGTAGAGCTCGAGCACGGCCGCGTGTGGCTGCCTGAAGTCCTCCAGGCTGACGTCGCCTTCGCAGAGTGGACTGCGGATCTGCCCCTCGGGCACGAGTCGACCGTGCGCCTCCACGTCACGCCCGAGATCGACGCGCTGCTTCGGGGCCTGGATCCGACGCAGCAACGCGCCGCGCTGTCCATCGTGGCGGGCAGCAGCTCGATCAGCGCCATGACCGGGGACGCGGGTACCGGCAAGACCCACGTGATCGCCACCGGCTGCAACGTCGCCCGTCACCTCGGTTTGAAGGTCTGCGTGATGGCCTTCGCCGGGAAAGCCGCGGACCGCATCCGCCAGGCGCTCGACGCGGCCGGCGCAATCGCTGACAGTGGCACCATTCACCGCCTGCTGGGCTACACCGGCACGGGCTTCAAACCAGAGCGCCTGCCGTACGACGTGGTGATTGTCGACGAGTGCAGCATGATCCCGACCATCCTGCTGTGGGAAGTCGTGAAGCACCTCAGGAGCGGTGCGCGCCTGGTGCTCGTCGGTGACCCCGGGCAGCTGCCCCCCGTCGGGTATGGCCAGCCCTTCACGGACCTGATCACCCTCGGTGTCCCCCGCGTGCACCTCGAGAGGAACTACCGTCAGGCGGAGCAGCTCGACATCGTCAAGTTCGCCGGGGGCATTCGCGCCGGTCGGGAGTGCGCCGCCCGCAGCGTGGAACTGCACGTCGCCCGGGACCTCAGCGAAGTCCTGAATGACCTGCTGGCCGAGAAGGCCTTGCAGGAAGGGGAGAGCGTCGAAGCCTTCGGGCAGCGCGCCAGTGAATGGCAGGTCATCACCTGGCGCAATGAAGACGCAGACGAATTCAATGCGGGAATCCAGGAAGCCGTGAATCCCTGGGGCTTCCCGCTCTTCACGTATCGCCCGTGGGGTGGTGAGCAGGTGGAAGTGCGCGCGGGTGACAAAGTCATGGTGCGCGCCAACGATTACGACTACGGCGTCTTCAACGGGCAGCTCGGCGTGGCCCTCAAGACCGACACCGTGGAGCTCGTGCGGGAGCGGGAAGCTCTGACCCTGGAGGACTTCGCGGTCGCTGACCCGGACGGCATGGTCCGTGAGCGCATCACGAAGCTCTGCGTGATCGTCCGGATCGGCGCGGACACCATCGCGATTCCCCTCGAGGAAGCCGCGGACCTGCTGAAGCTCGGGTACGCCATCACCGTGCACAAAGCGCAAGGCAGCGACTGGGATCACGTCATCGTGTACCAGCGTGGCCCGGTGAGTTTCGATGCACAGCGCTGGTGGTACACCAGCGTCACCCGCGCCCGTTCGCGCCTGACGGTCGCCTACGAAGCGAAAGTCAAGGGAGACGCTGACCAGGCGCGCTCCCTGTTCTGGCTGAACGCTTCTCGTGGCGCTCAGGATGGACCGAGCATCTTCGTGGGCCGCGTGAAGAAAGTGCTCGCGACGCGCAGCCAGAAGCAACTGCTGCTCTCCAGTGAAGCGAGCGCGCACCTGAGCCCTGAGGAAGTGCGCCAACGCACTCAAGGCTGGCTCGGACAATGA
- a CDS encoding helix-turn-helix domain-containing protein: MFETATPRAIFSQRLRTLRSERELSTFAVAEGILGSRDRASEVTKWESGKHFPAPENLVKIADFFSCSTDYLLGVTDDRQTVKGAA, translated from the coding sequence ATGTTCGAAACAGCAACTCCGCGCGCGATCTTCTCGCAACGCCTGCGCACCCTGCGCAGCGAGCGCGAACTCAGTACGTTCGCAGTTGCGGAGGGCATCCTCGGATCGCGTGACCGCGCCAGTGAGGTCACCAAATGGGAGTCCGGGAAGCACTTCCCTGCCCCTGAAAACCTCGTGAAGATCGCTGATTTCTTCTCGTGCTCTACCGACTACCTGTTAGGCGTCACAGATGACAGGCAGACTGTGAAGGGAGCCGCATGA
- a CDS encoding helix-turn-helix domain-containing protein encodes MIPTLSPFPGIPMAEARDKDGVLDAREAGKFLRDRLQDKGWQIQQLAERTTVPDPDYLSNLLSGRINAAKSKHLKSIAQALDLNAEDIRYLNPNLVVDIAPPQGRKMLYPIPEALQDAIDRYSERAPDLLKPKWQQYLASMRFRGSRPQTAEDWYDIYRDFTRHGIEPEGN; translated from the coding sequence ATGATTCCCACGCTCAGCCCCTTCCCGGGGATACCTATGGCAGAGGCACGCGACAAAGATGGGGTCCTGGACGCACGCGAGGCGGGTAAATTCTTGCGAGACCGCTTACAGGACAAGGGCTGGCAGATCCAGCAGCTTGCCGAAAGAACTACCGTTCCCGATCCCGACTACCTGTCGAACCTCCTGAGTGGCCGCATTAATGCAGCCAAGAGCAAACATCTCAAATCCATCGCACAGGCACTCGACCTGAATGCAGAGGATATCCGGTACCTCAACCCCAACCTGGTTGTCGACATTGCGCCCCCACAGGGTCGCAAAATGCTCTACCCCATCCCGGAGGCTCTACAGGATGCCATTGATAGGTACAGCGAGCGCGCCCCCGACCTTCTAAAGCCCAAATGGCAGCAGTATTTGGCCAGCATGCGTTTTCGAGGCAGCCGGCCGCAGACTGCCGAAGACTGGTACGACATCTATCGCGACTTCACCCGGCACGGCATTGAGCCCGAAGGCAATTAG
- a CDS encoding ImmA/IrrE family metallo-endopeptidase: MLELEATYLAHIQRTHAAYGYELDFRRLTNMMGVRVRIVDHEYSSATANPPAVINLCKEDVGVGDHGRFTRFHELAHILMQQCDVDAALTFYYGDSDQAEEHIERLCNIGARLLLMPAPMLREARVSYGNSAQAVEYLRRHGRVSRSTALRRLVLDDPHASCAGMVSSGRYVSDLVRLNFRTPFGLFDKLPEEFHLSDDQQSRRFRVEDVDVSSYRIPHTRTSISVLVAS; encoded by the coding sequence GTGCTTGAACTCGAAGCAACGTACCTCGCTCATATTCAACGCACCCACGCCGCCTATGGGTATGAGCTCGACTTTCGACGCCTTACCAACATGATGGGTGTGCGCGTCAGGATCGTTGATCACGAATACAGCAGCGCGACCGCGAACCCTCCGGCAGTAATCAACCTCTGCAAGGAGGACGTCGGCGTCGGGGATCACGGACGGTTCACACGCTTCCACGAACTCGCGCACATTCTGATGCAACAGTGCGACGTCGACGCCGCTTTGACGTTTTATTACGGCGATTCCGACCAGGCAGAGGAGCACATTGAACGGCTCTGCAATATTGGCGCCCGCCTCCTACTGATGCCCGCGCCGATGCTCCGTGAGGCCCGCGTCTCGTACGGGAACAGCGCTCAAGCGGTTGAGTACCTGCGCAGGCATGGAAGGGTCAGCCGCTCTACCGCCCTACGCCGCCTGGTACTCGACGATCCGCACGCCAGCTGCGCCGGGATGGTCAGCAGTGGCCGCTACGTTTCCGATCTGGTACGCCTCAACTTCAGAACGCCCTTTGGACTGTTCGACAAGCTCCCAGAGGAGTTTCACCTCTCTGATGATCAACAGAGCAGGCGTTTCCGAGTCGAAGACGTTGACGTCTCGTCCTACCGCATTCCGCACACCCGCACCAGTATCAGCGTGCTGGTCGCTAGCTAA
- a CDS encoding recombinase family protein, with product MPRSAVLYLRVSTSQQAGDERFGFDVQRQAAERYATQQGLRLTRTYQDVITGTKATRTQLNALLEDAGNYEAVLISSVDRLARRTGIAYAVLEELLDTGMEVHSADMGVIDPKDEMSALNFGVRSVFAQADHMRIVKRLREGMRAKVRRGKPVVPPSGYGWQAGEIFEEEAGWIRQMYAWAREGKTAHEIVTELNRLGIPRRGGARWSHSTVKYTLRNPLYKGVYQFGRARKGRGDGRDLVTCEVPAIVSPADWDATQRAIDARTRGGRPASRMDASEFGLAKRVKCGACGSTMSSATNQPREGHSRRNPYHFYYCYRIYRRDGYWGEPCPHRRYYGARKLHAQVREQLEQLQLDDLALAESTTYQPPEPVDLTPALAQIERKLTRAREAYLGDVLSLDEFAQEKRRLEEQRQALLEAQQEEASPRQLPLKEARAKIREALRKDSIAETAQDLGLSLTLYPDGRADLRIDPL from the coding sequence ATGCCTCGTTCTGCCGTCCTCTACCTTCGTGTCTCCACCTCGCAGCAGGCGGGTGATGAACGCTTCGGTTTCGACGTGCAGCGTCAGGCCGCCGAACGCTACGCCACCCAGCAAGGCCTGCGCCTCACGCGCACGTACCAGGACGTCATCACCGGCACCAAAGCCACCCGCACGCAACTCAACGCCCTCCTCGAAGACGCCGGCAATTACGAAGCGGTGCTGATCAGCAGCGTCGATCGCCTCGCGCGACGCACCGGCATCGCTTACGCGGTCCTCGAGGAGCTGCTCGACACCGGCATGGAAGTCCACAGTGCCGACATGGGCGTCATCGACCCGAAGGACGAAATGAGCGCGCTGAACTTCGGGGTGCGTAGCGTCTTTGCCCAAGCGGACCACATGCGCATCGTGAAGCGCCTGCGCGAAGGCATGCGCGCCAAAGTCCGCCGCGGCAAGCCGGTCGTGCCGCCGAGTGGGTACGGCTGGCAGGCCGGGGAGATCTTCGAGGAAGAGGCCGGGTGGATCCGGCAGATGTACGCCTGGGCGCGTGAAGGCAAGACCGCGCATGAGATCGTCACGGAACTCAACCGGCTTGGCATTCCACGACGTGGCGGGGCGCGCTGGTCGCACAGCACGGTCAAGTACACCCTCCGCAACCCGCTCTACAAAGGCGTCTACCAGTTCGGCCGCGCCCGCAAAGGCCGCGGGGATGGACGTGACCTGGTGACGTGCGAAGTGCCCGCCATCGTCTCCCCCGCCGATTGGGACGCCACGCAGCGCGCCATCGACGCCCGCACCAGGGGCGGCCGCCCAGCATCCCGCATGGACGCCTCGGAGTTCGGCCTCGCCAAACGCGTCAAGTGCGGCGCGTGCGGCAGCACCATGAGCAGCGCGACGAACCAGCCCCGCGAAGGGCACAGCCGCAGAAACCCCTACCACTTCTATTACTGCTACCGCATCTACCGCCGCGACGGGTACTGGGGTGAACCCTGCCCGCACCGCCGGTACTACGGCGCCCGCAAGCTGCATGCGCAGGTTCGGGAGCAACTCGAACAGCTGCAGCTGGATGACCTGGCACTGGCTGAATCTACGACCTACCAGCCGCCCGAGCCGGTCGATCTCACACCAGCCCTCGCGCAGATCGAGCGCAAGCTCACCCGGGCGCGCGAAGCGTACCTCGGCGACGTCCTCAGTCTCGATGAATTCGCGCAGGAGAAACGCCGCCTTGAGGAGCAACGCCAGGCGCTCCTGGAAGCCCAGCAGGAAGAAGCCTCCCCTCGTCAGCTCCCCCTCAAGGAAGCCCGCGCGAAGATTCGCGAAGCGCTCCGGAAAGACAGCATTGCTGAGACCGCTCAGGACCTCGGCCTCAGCCTCACCCTCTATCCCGACGGTCGCGCCGACCTGCGGATCGACCCTCTTTAA
- a CDS encoding ATP-binding protein, translating into MTISRARASVSYPARFQLVAAMNPCPCGHHGDPEKHCSCSATERARYAVRISGPLLDRIDLVVNVPRLTVDELTRANVGEPSAAVRERVHLARTQMLERQGERNSLLAGAVLRAHTALNAGPENFARTAARQLGLTGRGYDRILRVARTIADLAGAADITEAHLAEAVAYRPRELATA; encoded by the coding sequence GTGACCATCAGCCGGGCGCGCGCCAGTGTCAGCTACCCGGCACGGTTTCAGCTGGTGGCGGCCATGAATCCCTGCCCGTGCGGGCATCATGGCGATCCCGAGAAACACTGCAGCTGCTCGGCCACCGAGCGTGCCCGCTACGCGGTGCGCATCAGCGGACCGCTGCTCGACCGCATCGACCTGGTGGTCAACGTTCCACGGCTGACCGTCGATGAACTCACGCGGGCCAATGTGGGCGAGCCCAGCGCCGCCGTGCGCGAGCGCGTTCACCTGGCCCGTACGCAGATGCTGGAGCGTCAAGGGGAACGCAACAGCCTGCTGGCCGGCGCGGTCCTGCGCGCGCATACCGCGCTGAATGCCGGACCCGAGAACTTTGCGCGGACAGCTGCCCGGCAACTGGGCCTCACCGGCCGTGGGTACGACCGGATTTTGCGGGTAGCCCGGACCATTGCGGACCTCGCAGGCGCGGCAGACATCACCGAAGCGCACCTGGCCGAAGCGGTGGCTTACCGTCCCCGCGAACTGGCGACGGCCTGA
- the hslO gene encoding Hsp33 family molecular chaperone HslO: MKQASFLLRGTAAQDTLRVLAVDATAVVEEARARHDLSATASAALGRTLAGALLLAQVLGKTDNARVTIRIQGDGPIGWIVAEGSADGGVRGYVRNPHAELPPRESDGKLDVRGVIGSGDLGVMRLLENAEPYTGTVELVSGEIAEDLTYYLARSEQINSAVLLGVYVEGGHVAHAGGLIVQAMPGVTNETLARIEGNIASMGSITDNLRRGSLLETVQQATEGLDLVLQSNAQPVTFACRCSEQRALASLTYFNPSERQEMIDEGGQEVVCHWCGHRYHLSPEQIQALDTPSAQA; the protein is encoded by the coding sequence GTGAAACAGGCTTCTTTTCTTTTGCGGGGCACGGCGGCGCAGGACACCTTGCGGGTGCTGGCCGTCGACGCTACGGCGGTCGTGGAAGAGGCGCGTGCCCGCCACGATCTGAGCGCCACTGCCTCAGCGGCATTGGGCCGCACGCTCGCAGGGGCGCTGCTGCTCGCACAAGTGCTTGGAAAGACGGACAACGCCCGCGTGACCATCCGAATCCAGGGAGACGGCCCGATCGGCTGGATCGTCGCAGAAGGCAGCGCAGACGGTGGGGTGCGCGGATACGTCCGTAATCCGCACGCCGAGCTGCCCCCCCGTGAAAGCGACGGCAAGCTCGATGTACGCGGTGTCATCGGCAGCGGCGATCTGGGCGTGATGCGCCTGCTGGAAAATGCTGAGCCGTACACCGGCACCGTGGAACTCGTGAGCGGCGAGATCGCCGAGGACCTGACCTATTATCTGGCGCGCTCCGAGCAGATCAACAGTGCGGTGCTGCTGGGCGTCTATGTTGAGGGCGGCCACGTCGCCCACGCGGGCGGCCTCATCGTGCAGGCCATGCCCGGCGTGACAAACGAAACCCTGGCGCGAATCGAGGGAAACATCGCCTCAATGGGCTCCATCACCGACAACCTGCGGCGAGGCTCCCTGCTGGAAACCGTGCAGCAGGCCACCGAGGGCCTGGACCTGGTCTTGCAGAGCAACGCGCAGCCGGTGACCTTCGCCTGCCGCTGCTCCGAGCAGCGGGCGCTGGCCTCCCTGACCTACTTCAATCCCAGCGAGCGTCAGGAAATGATCGACGAGGGAGGGCAGGAAGTGGTGTGCCATTGGTGCGGGCACAGGTATCACCTGTCACCCGAGCAGATTCAGGCACTCGACACTCCCAGCGCGCAAGCCTGA
- a CDS encoding RluA family pseudouridine synthase: MTDSGNRLEFSATTGRLDAVVSSLSGVSRSQVVQWIDAGAVRVNGVVASKAGVKLRGGEAVEVDVPSVITGTVEGEQVELDVLYEDDQLIAVNKPPGMVTHPAPGVYSGTLVNALLGRGTLPEQDGARGPEGYRPGIVHRLDKDTSGVIVVAKTVGAHAVLAAAFKERETHKTYLAVAGGSWAADRPIKVDAPIGRHPIDRQRMTVGGVGGREAQTLFTPLARLRSHARTFTLVRCQPHTGRTHQIRVHLAHLGSPIVGDATYGRASEVIGRQALHAWKLRFLHPLSREELLLTAAPPEDLLSAWLALGGGLPPELTGE, translated from the coding sequence ATGACCGATTCCGGAAACAGACTCGAATTCAGCGCCACCACCGGGCGCCTCGATGCCGTGGTGAGCAGCCTGAGCGGCGTGAGCCGCTCGCAGGTCGTTCAATGGATCGACGCTGGTGCCGTGCGTGTCAATGGCGTGGTGGCCAGCAAGGCCGGCGTGAAACTGCGCGGCGGTGAAGCGGTCGAAGTCGACGTTCCGAGCGTGATCACCGGCACCGTCGAAGGCGAACAGGTGGAGCTGGACGTGCTCTACGAAGACGATCAGCTCATTGCGGTCAACAAGCCCCCGGGCATGGTCACCCACCCTGCGCCCGGGGTCTACAGCGGCACCCTGGTAAACGCGCTGCTGGGACGCGGCACGCTTCCGGAGCAGGACGGCGCACGCGGCCCGGAAGGCTACCGGCCCGGCATCGTGCACCGCCTGGACAAGGACACCAGCGGCGTCATCGTGGTGGCCAAGACCGTGGGTGCGCACGCCGTGCTCGCCGCCGCCTTCAAAGAGCGCGAAACCCACAAGACTTACCTCGCCGTGGCGGGGGGCAGCTGGGCGGCCGACCGGCCCATCAAGGTGGACGCGCCCATCGGCCGCCATCCCATCGACCGCCAGCGCATGACGGTGGGCGGGGTGGGCGGCCGCGAGGCGCAGACGCTCTTCACCCCGCTCGCGCGCCTCCGAAGCCATGCACGAACGTTCACCCTCGTGCGCTGCCAGCCACACACGGGCCGCACCCACCAGATCCGCGTACACCTCGCTCACCTGGGCTCACCCATTGTGGGGGACGCGACGTACGGACGCGCCAGCGAGGTCATTGGCCGTCAGGCACTGCACGCCTGGAAACTGCGCTTCCTCCACCCGCTGTCGCGAGAAGAACTGCTTCTGACCGCTGCTCCGCCCGAGGATCTGCTGTCGGCCTGGCTGGCTTTGGGCGGGGGCCTGCCCCCTGAGCTGACGGGTGAATGA
- a CDS encoding Fe-Mn family superoxide dismutase gives MAKYELPQLPYAYDALEPHIDARTMEIHHTKHHQAYINNANAALEGLTELQDLGPEELIQNLERVPQDKRGALRNNAGGHVNHSLFWQILGQGSGGPGGALAGAIERDFGSLDDFKQKFAQAATTRFGSGWAWLVVKNGKLDVVSTANQDNPLMGEGVAGASGIPILGLDVWEHAYYLNYQNRRPDYIAAFWNVVNWDKVAELYTQAGGQ, from the coding sequence ATGGCCAAATACGAATTGCCGCAGCTGCCCTACGCGTATGACGCGCTTGAGCCGCACATCGATGCCCGCACGATGGAAATTCACCACACCAAGCACCATCAGGCGTACATCAACAACGCCAATGCGGCGCTGGAGGGCCTCACCGAGTTGCAGGACCTCGGCCCCGAGGAACTGATCCAGAACCTCGAGCGCGTGCCACAGGACAAGCGTGGCGCCCTGCGCAACAATGCGGGCGGTCACGTCAACCACAGTCTGTTCTGGCAGATCCTGGGACAGGGATCGGGCGGCCCCGGCGGCGCCCTGGCCGGCGCCATCGAGCGTGACTTCGGTTCGCTTGACGACTTCAAGCAGAAGTTCGCACAGGCCGCCACCACGCGTTTCGGGTCCGGCTGGGCCTGGCTGGTCGTCAAGAACGGCAAGCTGGACGTGGTCAGCACGGCCAACCAGGACAATCCTCTGATGGGCGAGGGCGTGGCGGGCGCCAGCGGCATCCCGATTCTGGGCCTTGACGTGTGGGAGCACGCCTACTACCTGAACTACCAGAACCGCCGTCCCGACTACATCGCGGCGTTCTGGAACGTTGTGAACTGGGACAAGGTCGCCGAACTCTACACCCAGGCAGGCGGCCAGTAA
- the coaD gene encoding pantetheine-phosphate adenylyltransferase gives MKHAVYPGSFDPVTNGHMDVLTRASKIFDTVTVTVMHNARKQGKHLFSLEERLDILREATGGLPNVRVDGFSGLLVEYMQRNQNGVIVRGLRAVSDYEYELQIAHLNRQLGDVETVFIMAATRWSFVSSSMVKEVASYQGDIGKMVPPASERALKRRYSLEAL, from the coding sequence ATGAAACACGCCGTCTATCCCGGCTCTTTTGACCCCGTCACCAACGGACACATGGACGTTCTGACGCGTGCCAGCAAGATCTTTGATACCGTCACCGTCACCGTCATGCACAACGCACGCAAACAGGGCAAGCACCTCTTTTCCCTGGAAGAGCGCCTCGATATCCTGCGCGAAGCCACCGGTGGCCTCCCGAACGTGCGGGTCGACGGCTTCAGTGGCCTGCTGGTGGAGTACATGCAGCGCAATCAGAACGGCGTCATCGTGCGTGGGTTGCGGGCGGTGAGCGACTACGAGTACGAACTGCAGATTGCTCACCTCAACCGACAGCTCGGCGACGTCGAGACGGTGTTCATCATGGCAGCCACCCGCTGGAGCTTTGTCAGCAGCAGCATGGTCAAGGAAGTCGCGAGCTATCAGGGTGACATCGGAAAAATGGTGCCGCCCGCCAGCGAACGGGCCCTCAAGCGCCGTTACTCCCTGGAAGCCCTGTAG
- a CDS encoding RsmD family RNA methyltransferase gives MPTLRILGGTAKGRALQVPDSARPTGARLRKSLFDLLDSRQGAGRFLDLYGGSGAVGLEAASRGYDVTLVERNPAAVRILERNARLLSLPVHVVSGEALGVLSRLGAFDTVFVDPPYLQDIQRAASSVLKSGAVLAGGLLIVQHPTQLTLGEHEGYTLERRVYGSNVMTLYTRLE, from the coding sequence GTGCCCACGCTGCGAATTCTCGGCGGTACGGCCAAGGGTCGCGCACTTCAGGTTCCTGACAGCGCCCGGCCCACCGGTGCCCGGCTGCGCAAAAGTCTGTTCGATCTGCTCGATTCCCGCCAGGGAGCAGGGCGCTTTCTCGACCTCTATGGCGGCAGTGGTGCCGTCGGCCTGGAGGCCGCCAGTCGCGGATACGACGTCACGCTGGTTGAAAGGAACCCGGCGGCGGTGCGCATTCTGGAGCGCAATGCCCGCCTGTTGTCGCTGCCGGTGCACGTGGTGTCCGGCGAGGCGCTGGGAGTGTTGAGCCGTCTGGGCGCTTTCGACACCGTCTTTGTCGATCCACCGTACCTGCAGGACATTCAGCGTGCTGCTTCCAGCGTGCTGAAGAGCGGTGCGGTGCTCGCAGGGGGGCTGCTGATCGTGCAGCACCCGACCCAGCTCACGCTGGGCGAGCACGAGGGGTACACGCTCGAACGCCGGGTGTACGGCTCGAACGTGATGACGCTGTACACTCGCCTGGAATGA
- a CDS encoding RDD family protein — translation MITAGTSVTIRHAGFWLRVLAGLVDSMILAIGLAVVALVVGSTMGVVYADQASPEVPFYETLGLIGLVGTWSYFVLMESSARKATLGKLVLGLRVINAHGDRLSISQAVARFLGKVLGVLTLGSGFALSGLTRDKQGLHDLLAGTFVVRVH, via the coding sequence ATGATTACAGCGGGAACCTCAGTGACCATCCGGCATGCCGGATTCTGGCTGCGCGTTCTCGCCGGACTGGTTGACAGCATGATTCTCGCCATAGGGCTCGCAGTGGTGGCACTGGTGGTCGGCAGTACGATGGGCGTCGTGTATGCCGACCAGGCCTCACCCGAGGTCCCCTTTTATGAGACCCTGGGCCTGATTGGTCTGGTGGGCACCTGGAGCTATTTCGTGCTGATGGAAAGCTCGGCAAGAAAAGCGACTTTGGGCAAGCTGGTGCTGGGCCTGCGTGTCATCAATGCACACGGTGACCGTCTGAGCATCAGTCAGGCTGTCGCCCGCTTTCTGGGAAAAGTGCTGGGGGTACTCACGCTGGGCAGCGGCTTTGCCCTGTCCGGTCTGACCCGTGACAAGCAGGGCCTGCATGACCTGCTGGCCGGTACCTTTGTGGTACGCGTTCACTGA
- a CDS encoding [LysW]-lysine hydrolase, which yields MTTIAGQQSLRERRTALLLGTVERPSVSGQEAQVAGFLVRWMSDHGFSAHVDEAGNAVGSRGEGSLTVVLLGHIDTVPGDIPVRIEQGVLHGRGSVDAKGSFCTFMAAVAELPDSVLARARFVCIGATEEEAPSSKGARFAVTRYRPDFVLIGEPSGAQGITLGYKGRLVVKAQVRKDNFHSAGEGTSAADDLTEYWFRVREWARTVSGKGAFDSVQATLQHLSSTTDGLSQDAEATIGLRLPPAVSPLQAEAALNGLLQDPNQGAGDITLGILAVSLSFMGHEMAVRHAKDSPLARALRVAIRAQGGEPIFKVKTGTSDMNVVAEHWPVPTLAYGPGDSRLDHTPQEHLPLDEYQLAVETLRDALVRLIGN from the coding sequence GTGACCACGATCGCCGGGCAACAGTCGCTCCGGGAGCGGCGAACCGCACTGCTGCTGGGAACCGTGGAGCGGCCCAGTGTCTCCGGTCAGGAAGCGCAGGTGGCCGGGTTTCTGGTTCGCTGGATGAGCGACCACGGCTTCAGCGCCCACGTCGACGAGGCCGGCAACGCGGTCGGCTCACGCGGCGAAGGTTCGCTGACCGTCGTGCTGCTGGGCCATATCGACACCGTGCCAGGCGATATCCCCGTGCGCATCGAACAGGGCGTTCTGCACGGACGGGGCAGCGTGGATGCCAAGGGGAGCTTTTGCACCTTCATGGCCGCCGTGGCCGAGCTGCCCGATTCGGTCCTCGCGCGCGCGCGCTTCGTGTGCATCGGTGCGACCGAAGAGGAAGCGCCCTCCAGCAAGGGTGCGCGCTTCGCCGTCACCCGTTACCGGCCCGACTTCGTGCTGATCGGCGAGCCCAGTGGTGCCCAGGGCATCACGCTGGGATACAAGGGACGGCTGGTCGTCAAGGCACAGGTACGCAAGGATAACTTTCACAGCGCGGGCGAGGGCACCAGCGCTGCCGATGACCTGACCGAATACTGGTTCCGGGTTCGCGAGTGGGCCCGCACGGTTTCCGGCAAAGGAGCCTTTGACTCGGTTCAGGCGACGCTGCAGCACCTGAGCAGCACCACTGACGGGCTCTCCCAGGATGCCGAGGCCACCATTGGCCTGCGTCTGCCACCGGCCGTCTCGCCGCTGCAGGCCGAGGCTGCCCTGAATGGTCTGCTGCAGGACCCAAACCAGGGAGCGGGCGACATCACGCTTGGTATACTGGCCGTCTCGCTGTCCTTTATGGGGCACGAAATGGCCGTCCGGCACGCCAAGGATTCACCGCTCGCGCGGGCCTTGCGCGTCGCGATCCGAGCCCAGGGCGGCGAGCCGATCTTCAAGGTCAAAACGGGCACCAGCGACATGAACGTGGTGGCCGAGCACTGGCCGGTACCGACACTCGCGTACGGACCCGGAGACTCGCGACTCGACCACACTCCGCAAGAGCACCTTCCACTGGACGAATACCAGCTGGCCGTCGAGACCCTGCGGGACGCCCTTGTACGGTTGATTGGCAATTGA